AGGTCCTTGGTCAGGAAGGAGGCGCTCACCATGCGCAGCCGGTTGTGCATGTAGCCGGTCTGCGCCAGTTGGCGCTGCGCGGCATCGACCAGCGGATAGCCGGTGCGGCCCTCGCACCAGGCGCGGAACTTCGCCGCGTCGTCTACCCAGCGCACCGCGTCATATTCCGGCCGGAAGCTGGCGCCGACCACGTGCGGGTTGTGCCACAGGATCTGGAAGTAGAAATCGCGCCAGATCAGTTCCGACAGCCAGGTTTCGGCGCCAGCGCCGCCGCGCGCGTGCGCTTCGCGCGCCAGCCGGCGTATCGATATCGTGCCGAAACGCAGATGCACCGACAGATAGCTCGGGCCCTTGGCGGCCGGAAAGTCGCGCAGCACCTTGTAACGGTCGATGCGGTCGAGGAAGGCGTCGAACAGCGTGTCGGCGCCGGACATGCCTGCCGGCAGCTTCAGCGTCGCCAGATTGGTCGACCGGAAACCCATGTCGGCCAGTGACGGAATGTCGCCTGCCGCCACCGCCGCCAGCGCGTCCGCGTAGGTGCGCACCGGATAGGCCTTCAGGTGGAAGGGCGTCAGCTTCTTCAGCCACGCGTTCTTGTACGGCGTGAACACCGAGAACGGCTTGCCGCCCTGGGTCAGCACCTCGTCGCACTCGAAGACGACCTGGTCCTTGTACGTGTCGAAGGCGATGCCGTCGCGCGCCAGCGCGTCGTGCACCGCGCGGTCGCGCGCAAATGCGGCGGGTTCGTAGTCGCGGTTGGCGACCACGCCTGCCACGCCCAGTTCACGCGCCAGTTGCGGGACGACCTCGCGGGCGCGGCCGTGGCGCACGATGAGCCCGCCTCCGAGCGCGCGCAGCGCAGCGTCCAGCTCGGTGACCGAGGCATGGATGAACTCGACCCGGCGGTCGGCGCTCAGGCCTTCGGCCAGCAGTTCGTCGAGGATGTCGGTGTCGAATACGAACACGCACCACACCGGGCCGCCGGCGCGCAGCGCGTGGTAGAGGGCGGCGTGGTCGTCGATGCGCAGGTCGCGGCGGAACCACACGAGGCGGGATGAAGCACGGTCGGGCATGCGGGATTTCCGTCAGAAAGTCGGCGCTTTGAGCGTGATGTCGCGCCGCGGTTCGCGGCCGGCGTCCAACACGGATAAAATCATCCCATGTCCGCACACGCCATGACCCCTTCGGTCGACCTGACCGGCCATTTCCTGATCGCCATGCCCGCCATGGCGGACAAGAATTTCGCACGCACGCTGACGCTGGTGTGCGAACACAACGAACAGGGCGCGCTCGGTGTCATCGTCAACCGGCCGATCGACATGTCGCTCGAAGACCTGTTCGAGCGCATCGACATGTCGCTCGAATCGCCGCGCTTCCAGGGCCAGCCGGTGTATTTCGGCGGTCCGGTGCAGACCGACCGCGGCTTCGTGCTGCATCGTCCGGTCGGCGACTGGCAGTCCAGCATCGATGTCGGCAACGGCCTCGCGCTGACCTCGTCGCGCGACGTGCTGCAGTCGCTCGGCCACGACAACGAGCCGGACGACGTGCTGGTCACGCTCGGTTACGCCGGCTGGCAGGCCGGCCAGATCGAGTGGGAACTGGCGCAGAACGCCTGGCTCACGGTGCGCGCCGACCCCGAAATCATCTTCGGCCTGCCGCCGGAAGAGCGCCTGATCGCCGCGATGCAGCTGCTCGGCGTCGACTTCGCGTCGCTGTCCGACGTGGCCGGGCATGCCTGAGCCGGTCGCGCTGCCCGCGCGCGGCACCGTGCTGGCTTTCGATTTCGGCGAAAAGCGCATCGGCGTCGCCGTCGGTGAATGCGAACTGCGCAGCGCCTCCGCACTGACCACCTTCGATGCCGAAACCAACGACGCCCGCTGGGCGGCGATCGGCCGCCTGCTCGACGAATGGAAACCCGCATTGCTGGTGGTCGGTCTGCCGCTGTCGCCGGACGGCGAGGCGCACGACATGACTGCCCGCGCTCAACGCTTCGCCCGCCAGCTCGAAGGCCGCTACCGGCTGCCGGTCGCGCTGCAGGACGAACGCTTTACCTCGGCCGAGGCCGACACGCAGCTGCGCGACCGCGGCCAGCACGACTGGCGGGAACGCAAGAAGCACCTGGACGCACACGCGGCCCAGCTCATCCTGAAGGACTATTTCGATGTCACTGCCTGACGCAGAAAAACTGCTGGCCGATCTGGCGGCGCAGATGCGCCCGCAGGTCACGCCGGACACCGCGCTGGTCGGCCTGCACACCGGCGGCGTATGGCTGGCGCAGCGCCTGCACGCGCTGCTCGGCCTGACCCAGCCGGCCGGCTCGCTCGACGTGAGCTTCTACCGCGACGACTACGCCAAGCGCGGGCTGTCGCGCGACACCCGCTCGTCCGCCCTGCCCTTCGACGTCGAGGGACGGCACCTCATCCTGGTCGACGATGTGCTGCACACCGGCCGCACGATACGCGCCGCGCTGAACGAACTGTTCGACTACGGCCGTCCGGCCAAGGTCGAACTGGCGGTGCTGATCGACCGCGGCGGACGCCAGCTGCCGGTGGCGCCGACCTACTGTGCGACGCGCCTCGACCTGGCCGAGGGCACGCGGGTGAAGCTGGCGCAGGACGGCGAGCGGCTGGCGCTGCGTCTGCTGCAGGAGCAGGAGTGACCATGGCGCGCAATCCGCAACTGAACAAGCACGGCGAACTGCAGCACCTGCTCACCACCGAGGGCCTGCCGCGCGACGTGATCACGCGCATCCTCGACACCGCCGAGCCCTTCGCCGGCGTCGCCGAACGCGAGGTGAAAAAGGTGCCGCTGCTGCGCGGCAAGAGCGTGTTCAACCTGTTTTTCGAAAACAGCACGCGCACCCGCACCACCTTCGAAATCGCTGCAAAGCGGCTGTCGGCCGACGTGATCAACCTGAATATCGCGACCAGCTCGACCAACAAGGGCGAAACCCTGCTCGACACCGTGGACAACCTGGCGGCGATGCAGGCCGACATGTTCGTCGTGCGCCACGCCTCCAGCGGCGCGCCCTATCTGATCGCGCAGCACCTCGAAGCGACCGGGCGCGACCACATCCACGTCGTCAACGCCGGCGACGGGCGCCACGCGCACCCGACGCAGGGCCTGCTCGACATGTACACCATCCGCCACTACAAGCGCGACTTCACGCAGCTGTCGGTGGCCATCGTCGGCGACATCCTGCATTCGCGCGTCGCGCGCAGCCAGATCCACGCGCTGACCACGCTGGGCGTGCCCGACCTGCGCGCCATCGCGCCGAAGACGCTGCTGCCGCACGACATCGAGCGGCTCGGCTGTCGCGTCTACAACGACATGCGCGAAGGCCTGCGCGGCGTCGATGTAGTGATGATGCTGCGCCTGCAGAACGAACGCATGCAGGGTTCGCTGCTGCCCAGCGCGCAGGAATATTTCAAGTTCTTCGGCCTGACCGAGGACAAGCTCGCAGTGGCCAAGCCGGATGCCATCGTGCTGCACCCGGGGCCGATGAACCGCGGCGTCGAGATCGACTCGGCGGTGGCCGACGGCCGCCAGGCGGTCATCCTGCCGCAGGTCACCTTCGGCATCGCGGTGCGCATGGCGGTAATGGCGATGCTGGCCGGAGGAAACGCATGAAGATCCACATCAAGGGCGGCCGGCTGATCGATCCGGCGCAGGATATCGACGCACCGACCGACGTCTTCATCGCCGCCGGCAAGGTGGTGGCGCTGGGCGCGGCGCCAGACGGCTTTCACGCCAACCGCGTCATCGACGCCAGCGGCCTGGTCGTCGCGCCGGGTCTGATCGACCTCTGCGCGCGACTGCGCGAGCCCGGCCTCGAATACCGCGCGACGCTGGAGTCGGAAGTCGCGGCCGCAGTCGCCGGTGGCGTCACCAGTCTGGCCTGCCCGCCGGACACCGATCCGGTGCTCGACGAGCCCGGCCTGGTCGAAATGCTGAAGCACCGCGCGCGCATGCTGAATCTCGCCCACGTCTATCCGCATGGTGCGCTGACCGCCGGCCTCAAGGGCGAGCGTCTGACCGAGATGGGCGAGCTGCACGATGCCGGCTGCATCGCCTTCTCGCAGGCCAACGTGCCGGTGGCCGACACCCAGGTGCTGTTCCGCGCGATGCAGTACGCGGCCACCTTCGGCTACACGGTGTGGCTGCAGCCGACCGACATGCATCTGGCGGCCGGCGGTGTTGCGCACGAAGGCGAAGTGGCGGCGCGGCTGGGTCTGACCGGCATTCCGGTGCTGGCGGAAACGCTGGCCATCGGCCAGATGCTGCAGCTGGCGCGCGCCACCGGATGCAAGCTGCATCTGGCGCGCATTTCCAGTCGTGCCGGGCTGATGCTGATCGACCAGGCACGACTCGACGGCATGCAGGTGAGCTGCGACGTGGCCATCCACGCGCTGCACCTGTGCGATGTCGACATCGGTTATTTCGATCCGCAGTGCCGCACGGTGCCGCCGCTGCGTGCGCAGTTCGACCGCGAGGCACTGCGCGCAGCGCTGGCCGACGGCCGTATCGACGCGCTGTGTTCGGACCACACGCCGGTCGACGACGACGCCAAGCAGGTGCCCTTCGCCGAAGCCGAGCCGGGCACCACCGGCCTCGAACTGCTGCTGCCGCTGACGCTGGCCTGGGCGCGCGAAATGCGGCTGCCGCTCAAGGTTGCGCTGGCGCGCATCACGGCCGACGCCGCACGCGTGCTCGGTCTGAACGCCGGCCACCTGCGGGTCGGCGGTGCGGCCGACGTGTGCATCTTCGATCCGGAGGCGCCGGTGCGCATCAGTCGCGAATCGTTGCGCAGCCAGGGCAAGAACACGCCCTATCTGGGCCGCGAGCTGCCGGGCCGTGTCAGCGCGACGCTGGTGTCGGGCCAGGTGGTGTACGAGGCGCCGGCCCGCCATTGAAGGTTTCGGGTGCGGCGTCGAGCCGTACCTCGAATTCGATCGACTGCAGCTGCAGGCCGTGCGCGTCTTCCAGCGCCAGCCGGTGACGGCCGGGGCGCGGGCTCCACAGCGCGCGCCCCTCGATCGCCGGCAGGCGCTCGTCGTTGATCACCCACTGCAGGCCCGGCCAGCCGGGTCGAGCCTCCAGCAGCATGGCCTGGCGGCCGGCCGGCAGGCTGGCGCTGACCAGTTTGACGCCCGTCGTCGGCTGCACGATGCGCGGCCGGCCGAACAGGTCGCGCACGGTCGCGTCGGCGAAGGCCTGCTGCGTGCCGGGCAGGAAATACTCTTCCCGTTCGGCTTCGATTTCCGGTTCGAAACGCAGGCGCACGCCTTCGAGTCCGGGCGGCGGCGGGGCCGCTTCGGCCGGAATCGGGTCGATGGCCGCGGCGACCGACAGCCAGGTGGCCGCCACCGGTCGCGCCGCGCGCAGCGCGATCGTGTAGCGGCGCGTCCAGCCGACCGACCAGTGCGTCGCGCGGTCGCTCGAGCGCCCGTGCATCACCGCGTGCCAGTCGTGCGCGTCCGGCGTCGTGCGTGTGGACAGCAGGTCGCCGACCAGCCACGCCACCGGCGACGCCCACAGTCGCTTGCCGCTGCGATCCACGCCGCGCCATTGCGCCGCCTCCAGCGCCCACGGCGTCCAGATGCCGTCGTTGGCCAGCGTGCGAAAGGCGTTGGCCATCTCGGGCAGGCTGGCACGGCTGCCGTTGGTTGCCGAAGCGTCGATGCCGTGCGCACGCAGCGTGGCGGTCAGCGCGTCGTCGCCGATCAGCGCGCGCACGCGCAGCGCCGGAATCTCGGCCGCCTGCGTCAGCGCCGCCCGCGTGCTGAGCGGCTGGCCGCTGCCCTGCAGGCCGGGCGGCAGCGCCCGGGTGACGAAGTTCGGGCTGTCGTCGAACACCGACGCGGCGCTGATCCAGCGTTGATCGAGGGCCAGTCCGTAGGCAAACGCGTGCAGCGTGCTGCCGGCCGGGAGGCGGCGCACCGCAGCGTCGGTGTCGTCCGGACCGCCGGCCCATACCAGCGCTTCGCCGCTCGCGTTGTCGAGTACCACGACGGCGACGTCGGCGCGCTCGCGGCCGAGCGCGTCCAGCGTGCGCCGCTGCAGCCGTGCGTCGAGCGTGGTGGCGCGCTGCTCGCCCGGCTCGCGCAGCAGGCGGCGGGCCAGCGGCTGTGCTTCGGTCCAGCGCGGTTCCAGCCGGTAGCGCTGGGTGAGAACCTGATTGGCGAGGGTACGCAGTTCGGCGCAGGCGGGCGCCGGTTTCAGCTTCAGCGCCACCGCGCAGGCACGCTGCGCAACCCGCTCGGCCGGTGCGTTCGGGCCGCGCAGCAGCGCCGCCAGCAGCAGCGCCTCGCGCGCATCGACCGCGTCCGGATCCTTACCGAACAGGCCGCGGGTGGCGGCCGAAATGCCGCGCAGTTCGCCGCGGAAGGGGGCGAGGTTGAAATACGCTTCGAGGATCTGCGCCTTGTTCCAGCGGCGCTCGATTTCGCGCGCGGCGGCGGCCTGGTCCCATTTCTGGCCGACGCTGCGGCGCGTGCCCTGCAGGCGCAGCGCCGGATCGATCAGGCCGGCCAGCTGCATCGTCAGCGTCGATGCGCCGCGCGGACGGCGCCCTTCCAGCGTGCGCCACAGATTGTCCCAGGTGGCGCCGGCGAGCGCCGTCCAGTCGACGCCCGAATGTTCGAGAAAGCGCTTGTCCTCGGCCACCAGCAGCGCGCGCACCAGCGGTGGCGACAGCGTGCGCGCGCCGACCCAGTCGAGCCGGCGCTCGTCGAAATCGACGCGCACCTCGGCGAGCGGCTGGCCGTAGCGGTCGAGCAGACGCGCTTCCGACGAGCGCCAGCTGTCGCGCACGGTGTCGAACGAGGGGGCCTGAGCCTGGGCTGCGGGGGTGCCGAGCAGTACGAGACAGGCCAGCGCAGTGCGTGCGCGCTTGCCCGTGCCCGCGTTCATCGGCCGACGATGCACGCGCGCGTCAGCTCAACACGCACTCAGCGTGCATTTGTCGCCCGAGGCCTGGCGCTCGACCGTCACGCGCGCCAGCTGAGGCAGCTGCGGGGCGAGCTGCCGCCACAGGTAGTGGCAGAGGTTCTCCAGCGTGGCTGGGCCGATGCCCTCGACCTCGTCGAGGAAGCGGTGGTCCAGTTTCTCCCGGACTTCGGCCAGTGCGGCGCGGAACACCGCCAGATCGAGCAGCATGCCGCTGGCCGGGTCCGGCTCGCCGCGCAGCGTCACCTCGGCGTGATAGGTATGGCCGTGGATGCGCAGGCTGGATTCGGTTTCCACCTTGCGGCGCAGGGTGTGGGCGGCTTCGAAGAAGAAGCGCTGGCTCAGTTCAACAACCATCTCGATACGTCCATCGATACTTCAAAAAGGGGCGGCCACGTCATGCAGTGCGCGCCGCCCCGGAATCTGCGACGGTCAGCGTATGCCGACCGCCTTGTGCGTCTGGAAGCTGAGCCGCCAGCGCGGGTGCTGCATGCACCATTCGATCGCCCAGCGGGCGTTGTCGGCCGCCGCGGCATTGTCCATCGGCTGCACCAGAAAGTGCTCGAAATCCCAGCTTTCCATCGCGGCGAGATCGAGGCCGTCCTGCGGCACGACCACTTTCAGTTCCTGACCGCGGCGCTGCACCACCGCGTTACCGGCCTTCGGGCTCACGCAGATCCAGTCCAGTCCGGCCGGTGCGGTCAGCGTGCCATTGGTTTCGACCGCGATCTCGAATCCGCGTGCGTGCAGTGCGTCGATCAGCGCGGCATCGACCTGCAGCAGCGGTTCGCCACCGGTCAGCACGACGAAGCGGGCGCCGCCGGCGCCGGTCCAGCTCGCGGCGATGGCATCGGCCAGGGCGTCGGCTTCGTAGCGGCCGCCCAGCGTGCCGTCGGTGCCGACGAAGTCGGTGTCGCAGAAGCGGCACTGCGCGGTCGCGCGATCCTGTTCGCGACCGCTCCACAGGTTGCAGCCGGCGAAGCGGCAGAACACGGCGGCGCGACCGGCGTTCAGCCCCTCGCCCTGCAGCGTGTAGAAGATTTCCTTGACCTGATAAGCCACGACAGATGCCAGAAGCGGCGAAAAACACGCTAGGGTATCGCGTTTGAAGGATTTTTCCACCTGATGAGCGACCTCACCACCCAGCAGCCCTACGCCGATCTGAACCCGGACACCGTGCTCGATGCACTCGAAGCGGCCGGTTTCGTGGTCGATGGCCGCCTGCTGGCGCTGAACAGTTTCGAGAACCGCGTCTATCAGGTCGGCGTGGACGACGGTCCGCCGGTGATCGCCAAGTTCTACCGGCCGGCGCGCTGGAGCGACGAAGCGATCGCCGAGGAACACGCTTTCTGCCGCGAACTGGCCGAGCATGAAATCCCGGTGGTTGCGCCGCTGGAACTGCCGGGCGGCGGCACGCTGGCCCGGCATGCCGGCTACCGGTTCGCGGTGTTTCCGCGCCGCGGCGGCCGGGCGCCGGAGCTGGACCGCAGCGACACGCTGGAATGGATAGGCCGCTTCATGGGCCGCATCCACGCGCTCGGTGCGGTGAAGCCATATCTGCACCGGCCCACGCTGGACATTGCCAGTTTCGGCGACGAGCCGGCCGCCTATGTGCTCGATGGCGGATTCGTACCCCCCGAACTGGAGAAGGTGTATCGCGGCGTGGTCGCGCAGGCGCTTGACGGTGTGCGCGCCGCGTTCGAACGCGCCGGCGAGGTGACGCGCATCCGCACGCACGGCGACTGCCACGTCGGCAACATGCTGTGGGTCGATGGCCAGGGGCCGCACTTCGTCGATTTCGACGACAGCCGGATGGCGCCGGCCATCCAGGATCTGTGGATGCTGCTGTCGGGCGACCGCGCCGACCGCGCGCGCCAGCTGGGCGACGTGCTGGCCGGCTACGAGGAATTCTGCGACTTCGATCTGCGCGAACTGCATCTGATCGAAGCGCTGCGCACGCTGCGGCTGATCCACCACAGCGGCTGGATCGCCCGCCGCTGGCAGGACCCGGCCTTCCCGGCGGCCTTCCCGTGGTTCGATACGCCGCGCTACTGGGAGGCGCGCATCCTCGAACTGCGCGAACAGATCGCGGTGATGGACGAAGCGCCGCTGTGGCTGGCGCCGGGCATGCGCTGAGCGGGCCTCAAGGCACCTGCGAATAATGCATGCGCCCGGCGATGCGCGCCGCGTGCGCGGCCAGCCGCGGGCCGAAGGTCTTTTCGTACTTGCGCGGGTTGGGCAGCATGACGGCCAGCCGCGCCGCCTGCTCGGGGCCCAGCTTCGCTGCCGGAATGCGGTAGTAGCGCTGCGCTGCCGCTTCGGCGCCAAACACGCCGTCGCCCCACTCGACCACGTTCAGATAGATTTCCAGGATGCGCCGCTTGTCCATCACCGCCTCCATCATGAAGGTGATGGCGGCTTCCTGCGCCTTGCGCACATAGCTGCGGCTGGGGCTGAGGAAGAGGTTCTTCGCCAGCTGCTGGCTGATGGTCGAGCCGCCGGCCACCGCGCGGCCCTTCTTGCGGTTCTTTTCCATCGCCTTCTGGATGCCTTCCCAGTCGAAGCCCTCGTGATCGACGAAGCCGTCGTCCTCGGCGGCGATGACGGCGCGCTTCAGATGCACCGAGATGCGCTCGTACGGCACCCACTGGTGGCGCAGCTGCGCGTCCGGCTTGCGCTCGCGCATTTCATCGAGGCGCAGCGACATGAAGCGGGTCTGCGACGGATTGAACTGTGTCCACCAAAGCAGGTGGCCGAACACCCACAGCTGGTAGGCGAGCACCAGCAGTACCGCACCGGCGAGCAGCCACTTCAGCGTACGCAGCACACGACGCATCGGACGCTCCGTCTCAGGCCAGCGGCGGCAGCGCGGCGCGCAGCGTCGCGCGCACGGCGGCGGTGTCCGGACGCACGCCGCGCCACAGCGCGAAGGCCTCGGCCGCCTGTTCGACCAGCATGCCCAGACCGTCGGCCAGCCGTGCCGCGCCCTGCTCGCGCGCCTGTTTCAGATATGCGGTGAGGCCACGGCCATACACCATGTCGTAAGCCAGGCTGCCAGGCGCGTACAGGCCGGAGGGCAGCGGCGGCGCTTCGTCGCTGAGGCTGGCGCTGGTGGCGTTGATCACCACGTCGTAGGGCGCGTCCTTCGTAGCGTCTGCCCAGCTACCCGCGTTAAGTGTGTTAGGAATGCCATACATCAGTTGGTCGGCAAAGTCTTCGATGAGCTTCTCGGCGCGTCCGACAGTTCGATTTGCAATGAACAATCTGGCCACGCCCGCCTGCAGAAGCGGAGCAACAACGCCCCGCACAGCTCCACCAGCGCCCAACAGAAGTACTCGCGTCCCTGCCAATTCGCAGCCTAGGTGTTCGAGGTCTCGGACCAGCCCGATCCCGTCTGTGTTTTCTCCCTTGATTTCTCCATCCTCGAAACTCAAGGTGTTTACTGCTTGGGCAAGTCTGGCACGCTCGGTGAGCCGATTTGCCATTCGGAAGGCCTCTTCCTTGAACGGCACCGTAACGTTCATGCCGCGCCCGCCGCTCGCCCGGAACGCGGCAACCGCGGCGGCGAAGCCGTCGAGCGGCGCCAGCAGCGCCTCGTAGCTCAGGTCCTGCGCGGTCTGCGCGGCAAAGGCGGCGTGGATGGCCGGCGACTTGCTGTGTGCGATCGGGTTGCCGATGACGGCGTAGCGGTCGGTCATGGGGTATCAGCGTGATTCGAGCTGGTCGCCCTGGGTGAAGGTCCAGGTGCGGGTGATGGACAGGATTTCGTATTCGCGCCGGATGTCCGGCGGGAAGGCGGCGTAGGGGGCGGCCATGCGCACGATGCGGATGGCGGCGTCGTCGAGCACCTTCTGGCCGGACGAGCGGTTCAGGTCGATCTTCTCGATCTCGCCGTCGGCACGGATTTCGACTGTCAGCGTCAGGTTGCCATAGAGCTTGCCGCGTGCCGCCGGCGGGTAGTTCAGGTTGCCGATGCGTTCGACCTTTTGTCGCCAGTCCTCGATGTACTGCGCGAAACGGTACTCCTGCGTCCGCGCGCCGACGAATTTCTTGCGCGGCCGCTTGTTGTAGTCGTCGACGTC
The window above is part of the Methyloversatilis discipulorum genome. Proteins encoded here:
- a CDS encoding cryptochrome/photolyase family protein, coding for MPDRASSRLVWFRRDLRIDDHAALYHALRAGGPVWCVFVFDTDILDELLAEGLSADRRVEFIHASVTELDAALRALGGGLIVRHGRAREVVPQLARELGVAGVVANRDYEPAAFARDRAVHDALARDGIAFDTYKDQVVFECDEVLTQGGKPFSVFTPYKNAWLKKLTPFHLKAYPVRTYADALAAVAAGDIPSLADMGFRSTNLATLKLPAGMSGADTLFDAFLDRIDRYKVLRDFPAAKGPSYLSVHLRFGTISIRRLAREAHARGGAGAETWLSELIWRDFYFQILWHNPHVVGASFRPEYDAVRWVDDAAKFRAWCEGRTGYPLVDAAQRQLAQTGYMHNRLRMVSASFLTKDLGIDWRRGEHWFARQLNDFDLAANNGGWQWAASTGCDAQPWFRIFNPVTQSEKFDADGQFIRRYCPELAKFDKKRIHAPWLATPLEQKMAGCVIGSDYPAPIVDHAAAREATLARFKVVKGAGEALEG
- the pyrR gene encoding bifunctional pyr operon transcriptional regulator/uracil phosphoribosyltransferase PyrR; amino-acid sequence: MSLPDAEKLLADLAAQMRPQVTPDTALVGLHTGGVWLAQRLHALLGLTQPAGSLDVSFYRDDYAKRGLSRDTRSSALPFDVEGRHLILVDDVLHTGRTIRAALNELFDYGRPAKVELAVLIDRGGRQLPVAPTYCATRLDLAEGTRVKLAQDGERLALRLLQEQE
- the aroE gene encoding shikimate dehydrogenase, which produces MTDRYAVIGNPIAHSKSPAIHAAFAAQTAQDLSYEALLAPLDGFAAAVAAFRASGGRGMNVTVPFKEEAFRMANRLTERARLAQAVNTLSFEDGEIKGENTDGIGLVRDLEHLGCELAGTRVLLLGAGGAVRGVVAPLLQAGVARLFIANRTVGRAEKLIEDFADQLMYGIPNTLNAGSWADATKDAPYDVVINATSASLSDEAPPLPSGLYAPGSLAYDMVYGRGLTAYLKQAREQGAARLADGLGMLVEQAAEAFALWRGVRPDTAAVRATLRAALPPLA
- the queE gene encoding 7-carboxy-7-deazaguanine synthase; translation: MAYQVKEIFYTLQGEGLNAGRAAVFCRFAGCNLWSGREQDRATAQCRFCDTDFVGTDGTLGGRYEADALADAIAASWTGAGGARFVVLTGGEPLLQVDAALIDALHARGFEIAVETNGTLTAPAGLDWICVSPKAGNAVVQRRGQELKVVVPQDGLDLAAMESWDFEHFLVQPMDNAAAADNARWAIEWCMQHPRWRLSFQTHKAVGIR
- a CDS encoding YqgE/AlgH family protein; this translates as MSAHAMTPSVDLTGHFLIAMPAMADKNFARTLTLVCEHNEQGALGVIVNRPIDMSLEDLFERIDMSLESPRFQGQPVYFGGPVQTDRGFVLHRPVGDWQSSIDVGNGLALTSSRDVLQSLGHDNEPDDVLVTLGYAGWQAGQIEWELAQNAWLTVRADPEIIFGLPPEERLIAAMQLLGVDFASLSDVAGHA
- the mtgA gene encoding monofunctional biosynthetic peptidoglycan transglycosylase; translation: MRRVLRTLKWLLAGAVLLVLAYQLWVFGHLLWWTQFNPSQTRFMSLRLDEMRERKPDAQLRHQWVPYERISVHLKRAVIAAEDDGFVDHEGFDWEGIQKAMEKNRKKGRAVAGGSTISQQLAKNLFLSPSRSYVRKAQEAAITFMMEAVMDKRRILEIYLNVVEWGDGVFGAEAAAQRYYRIPAAKLGPEQAARLAVMLPNPRKYEKTFGPRLAAHAARIAGRMHYSQVP
- a CDS encoding 6-pyruvoyl trahydropterin synthase family protein; this encodes MVVELSQRFFFEAAHTLRRKVETESSLRIHGHTYHAEVTLRGEPDPASGMLLDLAVFRAALAEVREKLDHRFLDEVEGIGPATLENLCHYLWRQLAPQLPQLARVTVERQASGDKCTLSAC
- a CDS encoding aspartate carbamoyltransferase catalytic subunit, which encodes MARNPQLNKHGELQHLLTTEGLPRDVITRILDTAEPFAGVAEREVKKVPLLRGKSVFNLFFENSTRTRTTFEIAAKRLSADVINLNIATSSTNKGETLLDTVDNLAAMQADMFVVRHASSGAPYLIAQHLEATGRDHIHVVNAGDGRHAHPTQGLLDMYTIRHYKRDFTQLSVAIVGDILHSRVARSQIHALTTLGVPDLRAIAPKTLLPHDIERLGCRVYNDMREGLRGVDVVMMLRLQNERMQGSLLPSAQEYFKFFGLTEDKLAVAKPDAIVLHPGPMNRGVEIDSAVADGRQAVILPQVTFGIAVRMAVMAMLAGGNA
- a CDS encoding dihydroorotase; this encodes MKIHIKGGRLIDPAQDIDAPTDVFIAAGKVVALGAAPDGFHANRVIDASGLVVAPGLIDLCARLREPGLEYRATLESEVAAAVAGGVTSLACPPDTDPVLDEPGLVEMLKHRARMLNLAHVYPHGALTAGLKGERLTEMGELHDAGCIAFSQANVPVADTQVLFRAMQYAATFGYTVWLQPTDMHLAAGGVAHEGEVAARLGLTGIPVLAETLAIGQMLQLARATGCKLHLARISSRAGLMLIDQARLDGMQVSCDVAIHALHLCDVDIGYFDPQCRTVPPLRAQFDREALRAALADGRIDALCSDHTPVDDDAKQVPFAEAEPGTTGLELLLPLTLAWAREMRLPLKVALARITADAARVLGLNAGHLRVGGAADVCIFDPEAPVRISRESLRSQGKNTPYLGRELPGRVSATLVSGQVVYEAPARH
- a CDS encoding serine/threonine protein kinase, which encodes MSDLTTQQPYADLNPDTVLDALEAAGFVVDGRLLALNSFENRVYQVGVDDGPPVIAKFYRPARWSDEAIAEEHAFCRELAEHEIPVVAPLELPGGGTLARHAGYRFAVFPRRGGRAPELDRSDTLEWIGRFMGRIHALGAVKPYLHRPTLDIASFGDEPAAYVLDGGFVPPELEKVYRGVVAQALDGVRAAFERAGEVTRIRTHGDCHVGNMLWVDGQGPHFVDFDDSRMAPAIQDLWMLLSGDRADRARQLGDVLAGYEEFCDFDLRELHLIEALRTLRLIHHSGWIARRWQDPAFPAAFPWFDTPRYWEARILELREQIAVMDEAPLWLAPGMR
- a CDS encoding transglycosylase domain-containing protein, with the translated sequence MNAGTGKRARTALACLVLLGTPAAQAQAPSFDTVRDSWRSSEARLLDRYGQPLAEVRVDFDERRLDWVGARTLSPPLVRALLVAEDKRFLEHSGVDWTALAGATWDNLWRTLEGRRPRGASTLTMQLAGLIDPALRLQGTRRSVGQKWDQAAAAREIERRWNKAQILEAYFNLAPFRGELRGISAATRGLFGKDPDAVDAREALLLAALLRGPNAPAERVAQRACAVALKLKPAPACAELRTLANQVLTQRYRLEPRWTEAQPLARRLLREPGEQRATTLDARLQRRTLDALGRERADVAVVVLDNASGEALVWAGGPDDTDAAVRRLPAGSTLHAFAYGLALDQRWISAASVFDDSPNFVTRALPPGLQGSGQPLSTRAALTQAAEIPALRVRALIGDDALTATLRAHGIDASATNGSRASLPEMANAFRTLANDGIWTPWALEAAQWRGVDRSGKRLWASPVAWLVGDLLSTRTTPDAHDWHAVMHGRSSDRATHWSVGWTRRYTIALRAARPVAATWLSVAAAIDPIPAEAAPPPPGLEGVRLRFEPEIEAEREEYFLPGTQQAFADATVRDLFGRPRIVQPTTGVKLVSASLPAGRQAMLLEARPGWPGLQWVINDERLPAIEGRALWSPRPGRHRLALEDAHGLQLQSIEFEVRLDAAPETFNGGPAPRTPPGPTPASR
- the ruvX gene encoding Holliday junction resolvase RuvX; protein product: MPEPVALPARGTVLAFDFGEKRIGVAVGECELRSASALTTFDAETNDARWAAIGRLLDEWKPALLVVGLPLSPDGEAHDMTARAQRFARQLEGRYRLPVALQDERFTSAEADTQLRDRGQHDWRERKKHLDAHAAQLILKDYFDVTA